The Oreochromis niloticus isolate F11D_XX linkage group LG18, O_niloticus_UMD_NMBU, whole genome shotgun sequence DNA window TCTAGGACTGTAAAAATAACTCTTAACTAGACTCTGCATGCAGATTCAATAATTTAAGTGACTTCTTTAAACATAAGGATGCTATTTAACCTACAAgtttaataaaatacattttttttaaaaaagaaaaaaagagaattaaCAGATATTGTATACTCACGGATTTCCCTGTAGCACCTCTGGGGAGCAGTACTCAAGGGTGCCACAGAAATGATAAAAGAGCTTCCCAGGAGTCATTATAGCAGCAGAGCCAAAGTCTATCAGTCGGATGTGAAAACATGTGTCGATTATGATATTCTCATCTTTTATGTCCCTGTGAAGGATGTTCTTGGTCCTCAGATAGAAGACCGCTGCCACAATCTGGGAAGAGACAGAAGCTGCATTTTAACAAGGAACAAATCAACACTTCATGTCACATTTATGAGCCCACTCTCCTGACACGGTTGTATTGTTCTGCCTGTGCGTGTACCTGTCTGAATATGTAGCTGGCAAGGGGCTCATCGAGCCTCGGCTGCTTGTCTATAAACTCGAAAAGGTCCAAACCGTCTCcgtgtttctccatcaccatcTGAAAGTAACTCCCATTCTCAAACACCTCCAGCACCTGGTGACACCAACACAGGTGTATGAGGTGAAGCAACACAGTTCACgattaaaaacacattattttgGAAACTTGCGACAGGGTCATGTGATGCAAACCACACGGCGACCTTAACGATGTTATGGTGCGTCACTCGGGTCAGTATGGCGATCTCCTGGCTCACTCGCCCTAACATTGGGTCGTCTACCCAGCAGTCGCTCACTATTCTGGTCTTGCTGATGAACTTCACAATCACCTGTAGGTTTTTAAAATAGGTCATAATATCATCCTCTGAAAAACAAcactaaacaaaaaaactacatatacaaacaacaacaaaaaaaccccccaaatatTTTTCTTACTTCTTGCCCATCGCAGCGCCTTTCTGCCTTCCAGACAAATCCAAAGGCTCCTTTACCAACAGCTTTGATCGGCTTGTACTCTTCTTCAAACTGTCCATCACAGGCTTTAGACTGCTCGAGGTCCATGGTGGAGCGCAATGCTTCCCCCTGACTGGCCTCACCAATCCTCTTCATGAAGAAACGAGTAAATGATCACCAAGTTAAAAGCACAACTGCCTCTAATgaagtttaaattaaaatataaataagataaaaacCATGCTTTATTGACCTAGACTTAAGATCATTACAGCCACTGACCTCTCCTAGACTGCCTGCTGTTTGGTCGTGCAGTGATTGATCCATTTGCGACaacgccccctgctggctgagTCTGCACATCCACACGCAGAAAATGGAGCTTCCGTCTGGGAGGTTAGTCCCGCACACATCACACAGCACATCTGCACACAAGGAGAGAAAAATACTTGTTGCTTTGCATTTGATTTTTAGGAGGAATCTAAAGTACAGTAAAGAGTTTAACACCAACCTATTCTCGTGCCGTCTCTGTGGTATCCACTTCCTTCAAATCGCCCCTCCACTATACGTGTGGCATCTGAGGACTGGTTGTGTCCATATACCTTCTGTTTCTTGGGAGTTGATGTGGCAGGCATATCTGTCAGTGACTGAATCCCAGTATTCACTTGTTCACAGCCCTCTTGGCCCTTTCCTTGATGAATTGCAGAGACAGCTTCCCAGTGAACCTGCTCATCCTTATGCTTTTCAAGTTTATCAGCTGATTTGTTTCTGGCCTCCACAGCAGCAGCGTCCCCAGGCTCATTGGGCTCCGCTTCTTGGTCAGACAGCACCATGCATGGGGAGGGAGTCCGCAGGAGCTCAGCCGTATCACATGATGCCACAGAGTGTTGGTTGTCATTGTTGCCTCCTCCGCCACTGAGCAGCTCTATATTACCGCCCAGGTCTAGCTCTGCTAGGGCCCGGGTAACCAGATCACCATTGCTGTTTAGGTCCAGAAAGACACTGGCTGAGTCCACTGCTTGGGCTGGATCAGAACCACCGTGGCCAGCAAAATTTTCACAGAAGCCAGAAGAAGACCTAGGAAAttagaaaaagcaaaacattgttacatgaatacatgaaaaatatatttgtaaaGGAAGGAAACGTCTAAAGCTGAAATAagcaaagaaatgaataaatgtttgacagtggaatcaaatactgtattaaaaacacagagaaacacatccAGGTGTTAGTATAGCAAATGATATGTGAAATGAATGTTTCTAGTTTTCTTTGAAGTCtaactaaacaaaaaaggagGCATGCTCAATTGAAAAAGGCTTACACAGTCGAAAAAGGTGCTGACCCACTAAAGACGCCAAAAATATCAATGAGACAGCATTTCTAAGCTACAGGCTGAAACTTGTCTGTTTCTTCCTGCCATTGTGCAATATTTTAAAGTATGATATACGTAACTGCGAGCGCTGACATTCTCATTAGCATCTTTAGATTCTTTGAAGTTTCAACCAGGCACGTCAGACGCTTTCAGGGCCTCATTTTACCCACATACTGAAAAATATCTCCCCTCACCGGCTCTCCATTGAGATGACCTCAAAGCTCGATTCCTCAAAAACAGAGGCAGATGAACGGTGATCTTTTCCTACATCAGGTTTGTCATTGATCTTATCAACAGCATGTCCATTCCCAGCAGGACAGTctagagaagaagaagaacattcATTGTACATTGTATTTATAGCTGAGCTCCATTTATGTAAAGAAAACATCAGCAGAGCTACGTCACACCTGGGATATTCTCAGGGACGGGTTCATCTTTTTTCTGAACCTCACTGCCCGGCTGCTGTTCTCTCTTTTGGTGCGATGGTTCAGTGGGAACAGAGCGGCAGGTGTCGTCATCTGGAAGTTCCACCCAGGTAAATGTCTTGAGGAGTGCCTGAGTAGTATCCACACTGTCTAGCTGGCTACTGCATGGTGCTACCTGAGCTGCTTCTTCCATCAGCTCTGCAGTGTTATTGGCCCTGAGGAAAGACGGGCTGTTTCAATCCAATTCTTTTCTTTCCATGCCAACTTGGATCACACAAGAAAGCTACAGGCAAACTGCAACGGCAAAATATTTACTGAAAATGTATCTGAAGTGTCTCCTAGGAAATCAAAATGTAGACGCAAAAACATGTTCTGGATCAATGTTGTGGATGCCTTGCTTTATGGGGTTGGAGCATGCTGCAAGTATAAAACACAAAGCACTTCACCTTACAAGCACTGGTAATAGCATATACAAGAACGAATGCCTCAACTCTCAGCTCATTTATCCCTgcagttacatttttattgaGTGAATAAGTCTTTGCCTGTTTATTTTCCCCACAGGCTTAAGATTTAGGACTTATGCAAGTTTCTATCTGCATGCTGCAAACCATAAATGCTTAACTTAAATAAAAGCTCAGTACTGAAATACATCTTATGTATAAAAGGTTGGTAAACAATAATAATCAGTTGGAACAACTTAACGATGTATTACTATTTCTTCGCATTCTAAATAAGAGGCACTATATTAGaaatttctacttttttttatttatttatttttaaataccaGGCATGCTGTGACATTATTTGTCCAACAGATGGCAAACGAGAGGACTTTTAACACACTTAACCCACACTGAGATGTTCCAGCACCACAATCATTCATGAATCAATCATGACTGTGAAATTTGGGGGAAATATTCCAGTCACAAAAACTTTACGAGTCTAATTCAGATAAAAGCTTTAGGggggaaaacaacaacagaaaggGCAGAAACGATGAACAGTCACAGCTAATCCAACAGGGGAAAATGTAATTAGTGTTTCAGTGTCTATTGAGTAGttggagacacagtgagaccaTCAGGCTTGACCAGTGAGGTGGAGTGCTTCCAGATTTACTGCAAAGCACATTAAATATACATGCAGCCTGCGGCTTTAAGGCACCTGATTGTCGCGACAGTCTGTCCAGCATTTCAGAGTACACAAACTCATTCAGTTTAAAGTCTACAGTGAATTTGAATATCTGCTAGCATAAAACCTCCTGTCAGAATTAATCACCATCATATCCAAGGCTACTAAAAGCCTCGGATATGACTTACCAGATAAAGTCATTGATACACATTAAAATCACGGAGCCTGTGAGCTGAATTATTTTAATGTGCCTGCGTACTTACGTAACCACACGTGTTGAGGTGACTGcaggaggggagagggcagacAGAGCGCTGCCCTGTTTATCCAGCATCGTGCTGGTGCCAGTGAAGATCCTGCCTCTCCCTGCTGAAGTCCTTTCCAGAGCTGCTCGGTGCACCATGGCCATGTCTCCTGCCACCAGTGAGGATGGGTCTAAAGTTGAAATAAGAAACTATTAAGTGGTGCACAGTGCAAACAAATAATACTGCATGACAGGTAAAAATAAGTACCTTACATATTCCAACactcaccatattttcctgatATCCTCGACGCTGCTGGACTTTTAGGGGCCTCTGCATGAGAATCAGAGAAGGATCTGGCCTTTCTGTCCGAGTCCGACATCCACCCATAGAAACCGGGCATCAGGAAAGTGATGTTCTATAGATAACAAAACAGCAATATCTATGAGGATTGGATGGTCCTCAGTCCAAACATCCACGTTCAGTGGTCACATTGGCTGACCTTCCCCAGCAGCTCGTCCTTGCTGTAGCCAAACAGACTGAGGGCCAGGTGGCTGTGGATGCTGATGATAGAACCATCAGTGCGGAGCAGAAGGAGACCGCTGACAGGAGCAAACACCCAAACTGTTCCAAAGTATTCTAGGGCTGGGCTGACAGTGCTGTCCACATTGATGTCTGTGAAAGTCCAAGTGTATGTTCAAAGTGCACAATTAGTTAAAGAAAGCAGAAATCATATATGAAAGCAGACGACATATATGATTGATTCTATTATAGTATTGTCaaaatgttgggtttttttccggGTGGGGTTGGGGGGTATCAGTGAATTTATTGCCTTAAAACACAAAGATCAGACTTGAGGATACTAATCATAAGGTGTTCACTATAGTGGACACAGAAATGGCATGAAAAAGGGCACTAACATTAAAGCTGCCTGAAAGCTGTCAATGCAAGCACCATATCTGATCTGTACAGGCCTTATTAGTATATTTCCAACTttaaattgtccaggaaaagccCCATAATGTAAAACCTACACCTCTATTGGACTGCAAGAAGTTTAAATGTTAATTGGAGTGTACAGCACACCACAGTGTGTGGGTGCATAACCCACACACCCACTGGGTGCACAACAGTGAGTGTGTTTTTAATCTATTGGTCATACCTTTGTCCTAGAATTTAAGCCAACTACCTGATGAGGATGACATTTCAAGGCTGTCATTGAGGTATATGTAGCCAGTCCCATTAAGCTGGTGTTGGGGTTTCCCACACTGCACCGCCCCTTGAAGTTTAACACACAGCGGGACTGCTGCACCTTCTCTGCTTCTACCACACACTCGCTGAACCCTCAGCATCTgaaagcagaaagaaaaaaaattgtactacagaaacatttaaaaagagatataattttctttttatccaTGCCACCAAAATGTCAGAGCAGCACATTGATAAAAAGGGTCTCGGAAGCAGAGGTTAAAATTGCGAGTTTTCCTTAGCTGAGCAGAACAGTTCAAAAGTGTGCTTACTTTGGGCAGTGCATGACTGCGGAGGGGGATTTGTAAAGAGGGGATTAGCTCCTTCACAAAAATTCCTTTTAACTCCTCGGGATGATGGTATCCATGGAGATGGGCAAATGCCAAATCAGAGGTTAGGATTCTGCCCTGAAAGTGACAAATTTACACGTCTATGGCTAGACATTATCTTACATTTGTAAAAGAATGCTAAATAAGGGTGTACTTACATCTCTTGAGAAGGACAAAAAGGAAGACACCCTTTCTACATTTTCAATCATGAGAAGGAGGTGCTCTTCATTCTGTGACTGTCTGTAGGTGTACACTGACACTGGCACCTCTCCAGATAAAGTCAGGGCATCCACctgccaaaaaacaaacaaataaagaaaccccccccccaaaaaaaacaaatgaaatgaataaatctATGGTGGACATGAAAGAAATCTGACTCAATGGCTCATGCTGTTTTAAGTAATTTCATACCACTTTTCCAGACGCTGCTGCAACAGTCCCATCAACTAGTGGAAAATCCTCTTCCAGTGCTTCTTCCAGGACCTGACTGGTTTTCTTTAAGAGGGAGGGCAGCGTTTTTCCAATCAGCTCTTCAGTTGTGCACTCAAACAGCTTGCAGGCTTGTTCATTTGCTGACAAAACCTGAaattaaaataagtaaataaataataaagtcaGCAGTTCATACAGTTGAAATGCTGGTTATCCTGTGCTGCAAAGCAACCTCTCCCCACATTAAGTCAACAAGACAGTACCTTTTTAGTTTTATGGTTGACAGTTAGAATGACTTTGTTTGGGTTGAAGGCAGAGGGATACCCCGGCAGACCAAAGTCACCAGACATTAGCTGACTGAAGAgcatctcctctctctctgacaTAGTAGACAAGTGTGGCAAGGAACCAGCTTGGGAAGAAGGAAGCAAACTACACATCTGGCGGTTTTTTGTGGCCACAGAAGATCCAATGTCAAAATGATCACCTTTAGGAAAAAGTGGTGTTATAAGCTGATTTAAATACCATTTATTCCCTTAGTTTAAGAATACAAGCCAATCAAAACCGTCAGTGATGGGGGTGGGGGCATCATATCAAAACTGACTGGATATGAATTTATTAGCGCAGCATTTCTGTTGGTTATAATCAACACAGCTGAAATTTACCTGTCAGGGAAGCAGGATCATAACGACGCTGCAAGGCTAAAAGCCTCTCCTTGTACAGAGGTCTGCGAGTACACGGGTAAGACCTGTTCAGGTCAAACTCATCTTCCAGGTGACCAGACGAGAAGTCGGGAACCACACAAATAGTTTGTCCTTTAACAACGACGCTTCCGGAAGCCGCAAGACGATTCTCAGTTGACAGCGACATTGTTGCTGTTATGTAGCTCGCGTTGATAATAGCTGACTCAAGTATAAATGACAGAGAATCAATGGTTGCAGCAATACAGTTTAATATCACAGGCTAACTTTGCAGTTTATGCAACAGGACATGTTTTATTGATAATATCTACGCTGCTCAGATACTGCAGCATTCAAGACTCACCTCAGCTCGTTTCCTAGTTGTTAGGCACGGCTGTTTGAGTTGATGCCAGTTGACAAGGTAACGTTACCTGCACTGCTCACTGTGGCTAACTAGCCATTTGCTAACTTGCTACTGCAAGTTAGCAATGAAATTGTTAGCGCTGCTAACAATTTCACTGCTGCACGGTCAGTTCTGATTTGTGTTGAATTACCGACGTTTTAGGCTATACCCGGAGTCGACGTTAGCATCCAAGCAAGTCACCCTCggttaaaagtacattttattaACGTGATATTATTTCGCTGAATGCGACAATGTCTTTTGTAAACCGCGGGCTTCAAGCGTCAGTGGAGTAGACGATTTCATGACGTCCTCTGGAGCCAATCAAACGTCCAGGTACGAACCAGGAAAAGTTCATTGGATAATTAACCCGGAACAGCCCGCCTTTGTTACCATGGCAGCACAGTCACGGAAAAATAATTACTGCTGCACTCAAGTGGTTGTGAATAATCGAAAAAAAGGCTTCACGTAAAcggtcatatatatatatataatccaCGTTGTTTCCACGTAAACGCACGCAAGCACGCACAAAATCGAAGAGTGGCTTCCCTCCTCTGAAAACTGGAAATCGCATTAGcatgacaaataaaacaaaagtaataaaatactgtaaatgaATGAGTAAATTAAAACTTATGCAATTTCTAGAGGGAAAATATTATCATTGTTTTATTATAAAGCGAGAAAATCTAAATTAACgctaaaagcaaataaatacataaataactaaaacaaacaaaacagcagaagCATGAGattattttgtttaaattgcAGTTTATATTCTAAGTAAGGGAAcaatatttgatgtattgacatttgtttaaaaaacataagGCATCCATAACATCAATAGAAAATAATtatatacatttaaaacatatcACATCAGAATgattaactttttttattttcatgtatcTGATGAACAACACCAAAGTACATGTCTGAACAAACATAACAAAGATAATCCCATTACATAAAGCTGGCATCTGGGAGAAGTTGGGCAAAAATTCAGCAAGTTCCAGGTGCAGTTACTGCAGGGGTCCATATGGTGtcactttttcattttatttatttattttttctcttcacTAGCTACATGGCTTTTCGTTTGTTCAATTCACAAGCACCCCCTTAGACTAGACAAATGTTTTAGTCACAACACAAACCAAAGTTGAACGAATCGGACATGATCACTACTGACAGGAAGTCCAGCAGAGAACAAACTGAAAGGGGTCAAAGGGACGCAATAGGAAAGTACCCTCTGCGGTGCTTTTGCATAAGTGAAACTgaccaaaataacaaaaaaacaaaaccaaaatataagGAGGCAGAAATCTCATTCTGACATAGCTGCTTATTAaggatatatatttatacataacAGTCTGTACAGATGttttgaaacatgtttttgttagAATTAGCTCTCTTGGTATTAGCGAAAAATGCTGTGAGCAGAATTTCAGTTCATCCAGTACTGAAACAGTTTATCATGATGACGGACCAGCTCCAGCTGCAACCAGGACTGTTCATCCAGTTTGCTGACACCAGGCCCAATTTTTTACAtcattgctctttttttttgcactccAAAACACATCTAGTACATTTGACTTCTGTAATGCACACATTTTGATACATATCCTCTtttgctttgcagttggtgtaCTTACTGAGCTTTATGCAATGCTTATGGGGCATGTTCCTCTAAGTTTTTGTTTCGCCTACACTGAGAGTAATTTGAACAAACAGTATATTGAAAttaaattatgttttgcttcttctgaatttgtggttcagcaCCTCCTGCAATGTTTGTCAGAGTGGAAGAAGTTTTCGCACTAGCAATTATCTCACTGGatcctttgtctttgttttgtttactcCAGTGGCTGGCTACTTTAGCTGTAGCATGCATGCTTTGTCAAGTAGCTCACTTTACGCTAATGAGTACTGGTTGAAGGAGCCAAGCAGAACACATTACatagtcacacaaacacacatacaaacacacgcacacacacacatacatagtcATACGCACACGCAAGCATCTTGGGCACACCCCGTGGTGCCATGGCTGTGAAAAGTGAGCTTTGATAAGCTTTGGGAGCATAGTTCACTAAAAACATGTCCATCCTAATGGTGGTAGTCCCTTTTACTATGTGGACGGTTGCCTAGTATATGATCCACCTCTGAGGCGATGCCTGCTGTCATCTTTGGAATCACCTAAAATACACACGACAAAGGAAAAGCATGTCAGGATAACGCAGTGCCTCAAGACCAGTTAATGAAGAGATTACACTGAAATAATGTTGTACCTGAATGGCTCCCAGGTTCTCTGTGAGCTGGCTTGGACTGGAGGACCCCAGAAGCACTGAGCTCACTCCCTCGTTCCTCAGGCACCAGGCTGAAGATCAGAGAAAGGAGAAATCTCAGACTTGCAATGAGGTATCAAAGAAAATGGACTTCGAAAGACATATATTTGctttgacaaaaaataaaagtttaggCAGACGCTCTCTGTTACCTATGGCTAGCTGTGGCAAAGTGCATCCAAGCTTCTCTGCGATATGAGCCAGCTCTTTCAGTTTGGCTTGCTGTTTTCTCCCTTCCTCACTCACGATTTTCTCTCTCAACCACTGGTATGGCTACAGGAACAATGAAAACAGATGTGTTAGATTGACATGCAAAGATATGCAGGTGATTATTCAGTTCTTGTCCAGAGAGGACCCAAATTATTATCCTTCAGGACTGCATTAATGCTATAAAGAACTGGATGGCAGCAAATTATCTGTCTTTAAATAGACAAAGTGAATTTCACTTCTCATCTATGAGACGTGAAAAC harbors:
- the pask gene encoding PAS domain-containing serine/threonine-protein kinase, producing the protein MSLSTENRLAASGSVVVKGQTICVVPDFSSGHLEDEFDLNRSYPCTRRPLYKERLLALQRRYDPASLTGDHFDIGSSVATKNRQMCSLLPSSQAGSLPHLSTMSEREEMLFSQLMSGDFGLPGYPSAFNPNKVILTVNHKTKKVLSANEQACKLFECTTEELIGKTLPSLLKKTSQVLEEALEEDFPLVDGTVAAASGKVVDALTLSGEVPVSVYTYRQSQNEEHLLLMIENVERVSSFLSFSRDGRILTSDLAFAHLHGYHHPEELKGIFVKELIPSLQIPLRSHALPKMLRVQRVCGRSREGAAVPLCVKLQGAVQCGKPQHQLNGTGYIYLNDSLEMSSSSDINVDSTVSPALEYFGTVWVFAPVSGLLLLRTDGSIISIHSHLALSLFGYSKDELLGKNITFLMPGFYGWMSDSDRKARSFSDSHAEAPKSPAASRISGKYDPSSLVAGDMAMVHRAALERTSAGRGRIFTGTSTMLDKQGSALSALSPPAVTSTRVVTANNTAELMEEAAQVAPCSSQLDSVDTTQALLKTFTWVELPDDDTCRSVPTEPSHQKREQQPGSEVQKKDEPVPENIPDCPAGNGHAVDKINDKPDVGKDHRSSASVFEESSFEVISMESRSSSGFCENFAGHGGSDPAQAVDSASVFLDLNSNGDLVTRALAELDLGGNIELLSGGGGNNDNQHSVASCDTAELLRTPSPCMVLSDQEAEPNEPGDAAAVEARNKSADKLEKHKDEQVHWEAVSAIHQGKGQEGCEQVNTGIQSLTDMPATSTPKKQKVYGHNQSSDATRIVEGRFEGSGYHRDGTRIDVLCDVCGTNLPDGSSIFCVWMCRLSQQGALSQMDQSLHDQTAGSLGERIGEASQGEALRSTMDLEQSKACDGQFEEEYKPIKAVGKGAFGFVWKAERRCDGQEVIVKFISKTRIVSDCWVDDPMLGRVSQEIAILTRVTHHNIVKVLEVFENGSYFQMVMEKHGDGLDLFEFIDKQPRLDEPLASYIFRQIVAAVFYLRTKNILHRDIKDENIIIDTCFHIRLIDFGSAAIMTPGKLFYHFCGTLEYCSPEVLQGNPYEGPELEMWSLGVLLYTLLFSENPFCDVGEILDAKLNPPYHLSPELDDVLHGLLDPNPTHRMTLDQLLLQSWISQPISLSEYTWAEVVPENLSCCLPQHQESSPKAYIGQSSFSDGGDDTLPEDDEEEDEDERLEIAALKSELHKYLVED